The Magnolia sinica isolate HGM2019 chromosome 9, MsV1, whole genome shotgun sequence genome contains a region encoding:
- the LOC131255593 gene encoding enolase 1, chloroplastic-like, producing MLVSLVFPKIPTATPLLPSAFIAPRRTSQSTPPLYKNPLQYPSSLSSLHEMALTPPSLSSSSSSLLQKPFLSSKIPSLSSATSSALPSLKSRHLTVRCSTAVAPSATTKAVKAHTVKSVKARQIIDSRGNPTVEVDLVTDDLYRSAVPSGASTGIYEALELRDGDKSVYGGNGVLNAVKNINELLAPRLIGVDVRNQADVDAIMLEFDGTPNKSKLGANAILGVSLSVCRAGAGAKGVPLYKHIQELAGTKELVMPVPAFNVINGGSHAGNNLAMQEFMILPVGATSFAEALRMGSEVYHILKGIIKAKYGQDACNVGDEGGFAPNVQDNREGLVLLIDAIEKAGYTGKIKIGMDVAASEFFTKDGRYDLDFKKQPNDGAHVHTAHSLGELYKEFVRDFPIVSIEDPFDQDDWSSWASLQSSVDIQLVGDDLLVTNPKRIAEAIQKKSCNGLLLKVNQIGTVTESIQAALDSKAAGWGVMVSHRSGETEDNFIADLSVGLASGQIKTGAPCRSERLAKYNQLLRIEEELGNVRYAGEAFRSP from the exons ATGCTTGTCTCCCTCGTATTTCCAAAAATTCCAACAGCTACCCCTCTTCTCCCCTCTGCTTTTATCGCCCCTCGACGGACTTCCCAAAGTACCCCTCCCTTGTATAAAAATCCCCTCCAATACCCTAGCTCTCTATCTTCTCTCCACGAAATGGCTCTAACTCCTCCATCTCTCTCCTCTTCAAGCTCATCTCTCCTCCAAAAACCCTTCCTTTCTTCCAAAATCCCATCCCTGTCCTCTGCCACCTCATCAGCACTCCCTTCCCTCAAATCTCGCCATCTGACCGTCCGTTGCTCGACCGCCGTTGCCCCGTCGGCAACGACGAAGGCCGTGAAGGCGCACACGGTGAAATCCGTGAAGGCGAGGCAGATCATCGACAGCAGGGGGAATCCGACGGTCGAGGTCGATCTCGTGACTGACGATCTCTACCGATCGGCGGTGCCCAGTGGGGCGTCGACCGGGATCTATGAGGCCTTGGAGCTGAGGGATGGCGACAAGAGCGTCTACGGTGGGAATGGCGTCCTCAACGCTGTGAAGAACATCAACGAGCTCTTGGCGCCGAGGCTGATTGGTGTTGATGTCAG GAATCAAGCTGATGTTGATGCCATTATGCTTGAGTTTGATGGAACCCCAAACAAATCAAAACTAGGGGCCAACGCCATTCTTGGAGTATCATTAAGTGTATGTAGGGCCGGTGCAGGAGCAAAGGGAGTACCTCTCTACAAGCACATTCAGGAATTAGCTGGAACGAAGGAGCTTGTGATGCCAGTTCCAGCATTCAATGTGATAAACGGGGGCAGTCATGCGGGCAATAATCTGGCCATGCAAGAGTTTATGATATTGCCAGTTGGTGCTACTTCATTTGCTGAGGCTCTGCGTATGGGTAGTGAAG TATATCATATCCTAAAGGGTATCATCAAGGCCAAATATGGGCAAGATGCATGCAATGTCGGAGATGAAGGTGGCTTTGCTCCTAATGTTCAGGATAACAGGGAGGGGCTGGTTTTGCTTATTGATGCGATCGAAAAGGCTGGTTATACTGGCAAG ATCAAGATCGGGATGGATGTGGCCGCTTCAGAGTTCTTCACTAAAGATGGCAGATATGATCTGGATTTCAAGAAGCAGCCAAACGATGGGGCTCATGTGCACACAGCTCACAGCCTCGGTGAGCTATACAAAGAGTTTGTCAGAGACTTTCCAATTGTGTCCATTGAAGATCCCTTTGATCAAGATGATTGGAGCTCATGGGCATCACTACAGTCCTCAGTTGATATACAACTAGTGGGAGATGATTTGTTGGTAACAAATCCAAAGCGGATTGCGGAGGCAATTCAGAAGAAGTCTTGTAATGGTTTGTTATTAAAG GTTAACCAGATTGGAACAGTTACAGAATCCATACAAGCAGCTCTTGACTCAAAAGCTGCAGGATGGGGTGTGATGGTGAGCCACCGCAGTGGTGAGACAGAGGATAATTTTAttgctgatctatccgttggcctAGCAAGCGGACAG ATCAAAACAGGAGCTCCTTGCCGTAGTGAGCGGCTGGCCAAGTACAATCAG CTTTTGCGTATCGAAGAGGAGCTTGGGAATGTCCGCTATGCTGGTGAAGCTTTCAGATCCCCGTAG